A segment of the Aureliella helgolandensis genome:
CCAGCACACCTCTAGAGGCTACTCCCGTATGCGACCATCGCTTTGCGAAGGATGCGTTCCCCAATTTCAGCCGGGATCGCTGTGGCCCGGTTTCGCAAATTGCGTTGGTCAAGCGCATCGTTCAGCTTCAGTTCAGCAGCCTGAAGCCTCGTTCGAGCTAGATCCGACTGACCAGCAAACCGACAGGCCAACGAGACGAACAGGTCATCACAATAGGTCGCCTCATCCTCCGGCAGAGGTTCAGCCGCCAGGCTAGCATCCCCATTGCGAGTTTCAATCCACGTCAGCACGCGATGGTAGCCACGGTAGTTTTCGGGTTGCAGCCCTGCCAAACTGGAGAGCCGGTTGGAGACCTCGGTTCTCGAATCTGCCGGAGCGTGTAGCAACCAACAAGTCAGCAGCAAACTCCACAGATCGCTATGCGGATCCGCAACTTTTTGGTGCGACAACAGCTGACCGGCTCGCGGATATTGCTTGGCTCCTAAGTAGAGCGCAGTTAGCAGCAACCGACTGCTTTCCGTTTGAAAGTTCGGCTCGCGATGCACTGCATTTTGAAGTGTTGCAATCGCCTCGTTGTATGCTGCTGCATCCGTCTGGCCTTGTATTTCGATCAGTAGGTCTTCCCACAAGACCTTGTTAGACGGGAAGGCGGCAGGTGGATCTATGGGGCGTGGGAACGACTGCCCAAGCTCATTCCGCAATGCGGAACTCACCGGAGGCGGCGCCACACTCGCAACCGGACTAGAAGGAGCACCGTTCAACTCGCCAATCCGACTTGTCGGACTGGGTTCTGTAGGGCGGGAGTCGGGCGCCGACGCATTGCGGCCACCGATAGCGGTGGAACGGTCGCTTGCAGTCTCAATTGCTGCAGCATTGAAATCGTCGGCCGAGACCTCTTGGTCGTCACTATCGACTTCGTCCCACGGACGCGCATCCAAGCGCTCAGCCGCGTCGGCGGATGCCAAGCCGGTCAAATGGGCCACCGGCGCTCGCTTTCGAGCGGGTTGGATGTAGTCCTTGGCGAAGTAAACGCCGGCCACAAAAATCCCCATGCCCAGCGTCGTAAGGGTCGCAATTCGCCAATTGTGCCGGAACCACAGGATAGGAATTTCGACCAGGACGAGAACGCTGCCGAAGAAGTGCAGCACAGAACGTTGAAACGTACGTCGACTCGTTCGCATCCTCCGCATCAGGTAGGCACCCAGCCACTCATCCTGACTTAAGCTCGCGTGTACCGCGTCGTAGTAATCCGACTCACGCTCTCGACGGCTCGACTTCCCACTCCCACGCTCGCTACGACGACTTGGTTTTTCCATACTACCACACGCTAAAGAACTGGGCACACGCTAATGAACAGGGAGCGAACTGCCAACCAACGGAATTGAAAAGCTGCACTGTTGTTGGCGGCTGGGCATCCTTTGCCTCCGGTCAATGAACTGTAGCACTCTAGCATTGAGCAGTGAATAGGCGCACCGCACATTTTCTAGGGCGGCCTCGCGAATGCCCTGGACTCAGCGCTTCGGAGGGCTGTATCGAATGCGGGACATCTAGATGCTAATTGATGGATGAAAAGGTTACAAACGCCTCATTGGAGAAAAGCCGTAAACGAAGCTGATTTCTTAACAATGCGCGGCATAAATACCCCGCCTAGGGCAAGCAGTCCGACGAAAAATCGGGTGTAGCACTTCATCGATACAACCTTCGGCGCAGTGCAGCTCGCACAAAACGATAGTTCAGCGACTCGAAATGATAGGCGTCTGCGGGGAGAGACGCCGCGTCGCATTGGCCCGAAGAGCGGCCACGTGCATTCGCATCTTTCAGATCGCCAGCGCCCATCGGACGGAATAATTTGTCGGGGGTCCCAGGCGGTAGCACGCATCAGTATGTGGCGAAGCCAAGAGCCCCAATCGCGATTCGACCACTGCAGCGGCGGCCAAGGTGCCTGGGACACGCACAGCTCCTACAGGGGGTTCGACCTTGCCATCGGGTCTGGCGGCGTATCTCGGGAACTAGCTGTCTGAGCACATGCGGGCTTCCCTGCGTGCTCCCACGGATGGCGGTGGCGCCACAGTCGCTGTAGCCGTCAAGGTCCACCCACCAAGCTCGGATTCTATCGATCAAGCGGAATGCTCACCTGAAAATCTTAGAGCGAATTTTTGACTGATAACTTCCCGCGACCTATAGTTCCTCGGGCCGACTTCGTGCATGGATGGTAGCACGTCATAGGAACCCGGGTGGGACTCTTGTTTAGGGGGCCAACTCGGTTCGGACTGGCTGCGAGGTGCCTGCCCAAATGCGACTTCCCTGTCCCCCGCGAGCACGAACGAACGCATTCGTTCCTGGCGGCATTTTGCAGGAATCGCTTTTCCATGTTGCCACGAAGTCAACCCTTTGGAAGCGAGCGAATGACTTTCATTGTTCGAAGCACCCTATTTTCAGTGATGGTGTCGTGCTGTGTACCCGCATTTCACGCTCACGCTCAAGGCCCAGCGCCTCAAGTCCGTCCAGCGCAAGACGTGGATCAACTGATTCGCGCTGGGATTGAGTTTGAAAAGCAACGAGACTGGATCAAAGCGATTCAGCACTATGAGGCGGCGCACCGCTCCTATCTCGAAAACGCTGACATCAGTCGTCGCTTGCTAATCTGCCGACTGCACTATGATGTAATCCGGCGATGCAACGACGGTTCCATTTCCAATATTATCAACCGGGTATCGGTGGCAGATGCACTGGAACTCTATTCAGAAGTTCTAGCGAGATTGGAGACGAGCTACGTAGAGCCGGTGAATCTCAATGAATTGATTCGTGGCGGTACCGCCTATTTGGAAGTCGCTTTGACGGAGCCCGGATTCGTCGAACGCTACTTGGCAGCGCAGTCACCTGAGCAAATCGAGTTCTTTCGAACCTCTATCCATAAGCAAACACTCGCCAATCGTATCACCACCCATGCCGACGCACGCAATGTTGTCGCCGAGGCCGCCCGCACTGCCCAGCAACAACTGCGAATTCCACCGGCAGCGACTGTCATGCAGTTTGTGTTCGGTGCTATAGGACTGCTCGACCCCTACTCTTCGTTCCTGTCTTCCTCGGAACTTGGAGAAGTGGAATCCCAAATTGAGGGCAATTTTGTAGGCCTCGGTATTGCTCTGCAGCCTCACGAAGTTCCCTTGCGAGTTCTCTCGGTAATTCCTGGCGGTCCTGCCTTGGAAGCTGGCATGCAACCGGGGGATTTAATCCTCAAGATTGACTCAGTCGTGTGTGAAGACGTGGGCGCTGAAAAGGCTGCCGACCTCCTCCGCGGCCCCGATCAATCGGAGGTCCGGTTGGTCATGCGTCGCACCACTGGTGAAGTTTTCGAACGAACCGTTGCACGTCGTCGTGTGGAAGTACCTAGCGTCGAAGATGTTCAGATCATCGAGCCGAACGAGGGAATCGCCTACCTGAAAATCAGTAGCTTTCAGAAGACAACAGCACCGGAACTCGACGAAGCTCTGTGGAATATGCACCGTGCCGGCATGCGAAGCTTGATTATCGATGTGCGTGGGAATCCAGGAGGATGGCTCGACGCATCGGTCGCAGTTGCGGATCGCTTTTTAGCCGAAGGCAGTATTGTCAGCACTCGCGGTAAAAACGGTATCGAAAACCAAAACTACTCAGCTACTCGCGGAGGAACTTGGCAGGTTCCCTTGGTCGTGCTAATCGACCATGACAGTGCGAGTGCCAGCGAAATCCTAGCAGGTGCCATCGCTGACAATCGCCGCGGCGTCGTGGTAGGAGAAACTTCCTACGGCAAAGGCAGCGTGCAGGGCTTATTCCACACCAAGGCACTGTCGAGTGGAATTCGTTTGACCGTGTCCAAATTTTACTCGCCAAGCGGACGAGCGATTAGTGACCAAGGTGTTCGACCGACCGTTGCGATCGATGCCAGCAACAGTGAGGAAGTCCGGTTCGTCGCCAAGCCTGCCGAGGGGCATGTGGCTCTTCCGCCCACCTCGACAACCGATCGAACTCTGCATGCAGGGATTGAACAGGCACGACGTCAAATTCTGACCGCCCAGGTGACCCGCAACTAATCCACGAATGCAAGCTCGTTCGTGGTTAACAGGGCCTGGACCAAGAGGGCCCAAGGATTCATCGGAGTTTTGGGCGGCTGCGGGACTCCCGCTTCCGATCGAAACTCCTTGGGCGTCCCTTCACGGTACTGCACTGCCACCTTCCACTCGAACGAATCGTGGTTGGGAGAGCTAATGCAATCGGTCACAAAATCGAGCACGGCGCCCTGCTCAACGTCGATCCCCTGAGCCCTAGTCGGCATCCGCTGGTTAAGGGCAGTCCACTGCTCGATGAGTTTCCCTCCGGAGAGCAGACTGGCGCGGACTCCGTCACCCTCCGCAGCGGGATGGTTCAAGTTGCCGCGGATGGAAACCGTACCACTGCGTGGCGCGACCCACCGCCGGACGACCGCGAACTCTTGACTATTACCTGGGTGCCCTCCCAGTGCACTGAGCTTACACCAACCTAGCTTTGCATCTGGCAACTCGGCGCCACCCTGCCAGGTCTCTGCGATGAACATTGGCAAGCGAGTGAAGGACTGAAGTGTAGCATTAGACACATCGAACGGTCCGTAACCGTAGATCCAACGCTCCGCAAGTTCAGCGGGTGCCGCCTGTTCTGCCTGCTCGGTGAGTTCCACGGCCAGCTGAATTTCTTGCTCGGTGGCTGCTCGGCCGAGAATCTGCTGAAACAGCCGATTGGCCTTCTCGGCCGCGTCGACTTCCGCATCGCTGAACTCGGGCTGTTCACTTAAGCGGAGTGAGATTTCCGCAATAAAATCACTGTTCATCAAATACAATCCCTGTTGAGGCACACTGGTCTGTGGCCGCTTGGGAGTGTGTGTGTCGGGGCTCGCCATGTCAAAAGTGCGGAAGACACTGGGCAGATTCTGTCGATCAATATAGGAATAGACCGTTCTGCGGAGCGCTCCCGACAATTGGTCAATGGGAACCGCTTGACCGTAGAGTCTCTCGTCAAGGTTCCCCGTAACTTTAAGAAGTGTGTCACGCAGCGATTCGAAATCTAGCCGCTTTCGATTCATCCTCCAGTAAAGGCGATTGGCGGGATCCACGTCCTTCCCTGGCTGAATCTCGAGGCTGCTCTGCTGGTAGGTTCTCGAGGAAACAATGTGTCGAATCAGCTGCTTGATGCTCCACTGGTTGGCAACAAAGGATTCAGCCAGCGAGTCGAGCAATTCGAGGTATTCCGGTTCAGTGCTGCGCGTCCCAAAATCGCTAGGCGTGTCTACTAACGGCGTTCCCATAAGTTGCATCCAGACCCGATTCACCAACACGCGCGCGGTGAGAGGATTGGTGGGAGAAGCGATGGCCCGAGCCAAGTCCAGTCGACCACTTCCCTCGCCGAACGGGACTTCGGAGGGGTTCAAAAGGCTCACGAACCGCCGCGAAACCACCTCGCCATTATTTCCAGGGACTCCACGCAAAAGCACATGCGCCGTCCGCTCTTTTTCGGAATCGGCTAACCGGTGAGGCCAGGGCTCTCCACCTGGTTCATCGGTATTCAGAAAGACAGCAAATAGGGAATAGTAGTCCTTCTGGGAGATGGGATCGTACTTGTGATCATGACAACGTGCACAGGCGACGGTCATGCCCATCAAACCACGCGTTACGACGTCCAATCGGTCGTCAATAATGTCCAGCTTATTGTTAAGAAAGCGTCTGCCTAACGTGAGGAAACCAAGTGCCGGTAGATCAGCAGGGGATGCATCTGGAATTAAGTCCGCCGCGAGTTGGTAACGGATAAACGCGTCGTAAGGCATGTCTTGGTTCAGAGAACGGACTAGCCAATCTCGGTATTTATACGCCTCGGCATATTCGCGATCCTCCTGAAAGACATACCCTTTGTTATCTGCGTAACGCGATACATCCATCCAGTGTCTGGCCCAACGCTCACCGAACTGAGGCGAAGCCAGCAGTCGATCGACCGTCGGAAGCATATCCTGCCCGGCGAGCTGGCTCGCTTCAAACTCAGCAAACTGGTGCAGGTTCGGAGGAAGGCCAGTGAGGTCGTAGCTCAGCCGCCGTAGCAACGTTCTCGAGTCGGCTCTAGGAGAGAGCTGTAATCCTCGCGTCTCGAGCTTGGCAGACACAATCCGATCAATGGGATTCCCCGTGGCCGCATCCACCTCAGCCGACGTAGCATGCTCACCGCTACGCAGCGGCTGATATGCCCAGTGATTCTCAGCGGTGGATTTCTGAGGGCCTCCCGTCGCAACCGAACCCTGGAAGCTTGGCGGTACCTTTGCTCCAGTTGCAATCCATGAACGGAATACTTCAATGTCTTCTTCCGACAACTTCTCGCTGGGAGGCATCTGCAAATCGGTGTCCGCGTAGGTCAGTGCCTGAAACAGTAGGCTCGCCTCGGGCTTCCCAGCGACCAAGGACGGCCCGCGAGATCCACCCGCCGTCATTGCGGCCAAGGAATCGAGCATGAGCAAGCCCTCCGCTTCATCGTAGGCGTGCGAGTGGCACTCCAAACAGTGGGCCTCCAGCAGTGGCTGGACTCGGTCGGTGAAGAGGGAAGTATCCTCAGCGTCTTGGGGTGCAACCTTGCTCTCGGATTCCTGAGCGCCAGTCATGCTTACGAATAGACAACAGGTGATAGCGACCGCCCCGATACAATGTATTAGGCCCCGCCCATCGACCGTGCTGCGGCCGCTTTCTTGAAGAAATGACGGAGTGAAGCAAACGTGAGCTGAACGTGTGCAAGGCGACATGCGGGTACTTATTGGTGGGAGGGAAGGTGCGTTGGTGGCAACCGCGAAGGTAGGACATTCAAGTGGCGGCATCCCGGTCGTAAATGAAAGCTGGAGGCGCAGTTAGCTGCACCAGCCCGACCGGTGGTTGGGCGCGTGATAGCTGCCCGTGTGCATCAATTATCTTCCGAACTGGCTGGCAATACAAGCTGCTTTGGCAAGGCGACTGTTAGTCCTGCTGCAAACGTCCAGACAGTCTGGCAATCTCCTTTGCTTCCGCCTGGCGGCGATAGCGGGGATTCGGTTCGGTCGGTACAGGCGCCGAAGTTGCCACACGCCATGCGATTAACTTCTGATGCAACTCGCGAGCCAGTGCGGGACGTTCGTTAACCTGATTGTGAGCCTCGCCAATATCGTCGCGCAGGTTAAACAGCTCAATTGCCCCATCTTCAAAATACTCGACCAACTTCCAATCTCCAAGACGGATCACACTGCAGGGGCGAGCACGAAAGAGGGGGTCGCGTTGTTCGTCACGACGCGAGTAGCTATCGAGGTAGGCAGGGAAGTGCCAGTAGAGTGGACGTTCTGGCAACTCCCGATCCTCGGCCAGTAGGGGCACTAGGCTAATTCCGTCCAACTGCGTGGGATCCGGCAAAGTAACCCCGGTCATCTCGCAGAAGGTCGGGTAAAGATCGATATTACAAACGGGAACATCAGAGGTTCGGCCCGCTAGGATTACGCCAGGCCACTTGATGAAAAACGGGACGCGCAGGCCACCTTCATAGTACGTTCCTTTGTAACCTTTGAGGGGATGCATATTGGTGGCCGGACCATAGCCACCGTTATCAGAAGAAAAGACGATGATCGTTCGCTCGGTCAACTGCAACCTATCAAGCGTTGCGATTAGCCGACCGACCCCATCATCCACGCTTTCAATCATTGCCGCCATCATGGCGTGATCATGAATTTCACCTTTCGGCTTTTCCAGATACTTAGCAACTTTACTCTGCTGAGCTTGGAGCGGCGTGTGGACGGCGAAATGCGACAGATAAAGCAGCCAAGGACGCGTTTGATTGGCTTCGATAAAGGAGACGGCTTCGTCCGTCAAACGGTCCGTCAGGTATTCCTCCTCGCCTGTGACTTCCAAGCCGGGGGCATTGGGATGAGGTGGGAAATATCCCTTGGGCGGGCTGCCCGCATGCGTACCGCCAATGTTGACATCGAAACCATAATCCAGTGGATCTTGGCTTAAATGCCATTTGCCTAGGATGCCAGTTGCGTAGCCAGCCGACCGGATCCTCTCGGCCCAGGTGACGATTTCCGGTCTTAACGTATCGGTTCCTGGGATATGCCGAAGTCGACTGAACTTTGGGTTTCCACGCAGGCCCGTTCCCACGTTATAGATCTCGTGCCGCGGCGAATACGTCCCAGTCAGTAGGCAGGCGCGGGATGGTGCACAATTGGCTGCCGCAGCGTATCCATTGCGGAAGACGACGGAATCGCTCGCAAGTCGATCGATGTGGGGCGTTTCATAGAAGTCGGTCCCCGTGAAACCACAATCTCCAGCCCCCATGTCGTCGATATAGATGAACAGGATGTTGGGGCGGTCCGGCGGGGCCGCTCGGCAGGGAAGTAAGCTGAACGCGAGCCCAATGACCAGGCCACTTAAACTCTTCGCGATCGTCGGCCAATGCATCAGTCGTCCCCCAAAATCCGCCAGTCAGGCCTGGCCTTACAGTAAAGGTGCTAACACCCAGTAGGCAAATAGAGTGAGCAGAATGCCCACCGTCAAGATGACCCACTTGGGCTGCGACGAGGCCGCCGACTCATCATCGAGCAGGTAGTGGCCGCACGCAGGGCAGCGATCGGCATCCGCATACACGTCAGCTCCACAATTATTGCAAATGACTGTCTCTGTCTCTTCGTCCGTTTCCCACTCCAACAATTTTCTCCTCTCGGGTTTGGTCTGGGCGATATTTCACCGCTGGTCGACTCGCCTGCGGTTCCGCCGTACCGAATCTCTTTCGCCGTATCAGCGGGGACATGCTCCAGTGCCCAACTTCTTCAGGCCACATCATGTGTCTGGAACGTGTCTGGGACGCTGACGAGCCACAAGCCAGCGGCGGTCGGGCAGGGCGGTGCAGTCACACCATGCGCTGTTCCGCCAGTGGCCATCTGGTTGCGGTCTCTGCTGGATGCCATGGCACATTCCTGCGATTTCCCGATCGGTGACCGAAGGTGTCACGGGACCTCGCCAGAATCCAGACACCGTGAAGATACTCTACTCATTCCCCGATTGATGGACTACCTAACATGTTCCCACCCAAGAATCCGCGAAAATTCAGCGACTGCCTCCAGCACTTGCCGGCTGGCAGCAGTGAACTGCTGATCGTGGAGGGGGATTCTGCCTCAGATGCAGTCGTCAAGCTGCGAAATCCTGAATACCAGGCCGTGTTGCCCATGCAGGGAAAACCGATGAACGCAATGAAGGCGTCCACTGCGAAACTGGAAAACTCTCCTCTGTTTCGCACGCTCTGCGAGTCCTTGGGGGTCAGCCTAAGGGATCCGGCCTCAACCTCAAAATTGAAGTACTCCCGAATCGTATTCCTATTTGATCCCGATGCAGACGGGATACACTGCGGGGTGCTGATGTTGCTATTCTTCTATCGTTTTCTGCGTCCAGTACTAGACTCAGGGCACGTCTATAGAACGCAAACACCTCTGTTCGAGGTCACGACCGGTTCGCCCTCTGGTCAGCAGACCTTCTACGCCTACACAGAACCCGAGCTTGGTGTGCTCATGCGGGACGTGCGACAAGCGGGCCTGACCATTACCGGTCGCAGCTACTTCCGAGGGCTGGCCAACTTTCCGGCAAGCACGCTGAAGTCCACCTGCATTAATCCGGCGAGTCGCAAGCTAGTACGGCTGGGGGCGCGAGACGCTGAAGCAGCGCTGCGGATTTTTCGACATTCCGCTCAGCCAGCGTAAGCGGCCAGGGGGGGCGAGCAGCGGCTGAGCCGCTGCATCCAAAATCTGGCCGCTATGGAGGAAGTCGCTTCGGGCGAATTAAGTCGACTTCCCTCGAGGATATCAAGCACTGCCGGCGAACGGCAAGCTCGTTGAACCGATTCAACCGACCTTCATGGGGTCAATCAGGACGACTGCAAAACAGCCTTGCCACCGTTGCGTCCGCTGCGAGAGCGATCGAGAACGCGTTGCAAAATGGTCATCCACGTCTTGTTCAACCGCAGTGTGACCTCGTGGACCTTCTTGTCGTCTTCGGGCTCAAAGTCGATCTCGAAGCCAGCGACCGACAAGGTGTCGTTCGGGCTCTTACCGGCTTGGCAAGCCTTCCAGAAACGGACGCTATGCAGCGTGCTTTCCGCCTTGGACGTGGCTGTCTCTTCGGTAATTACGTCCACAGTCTTGGTAACTTCGGAGGTCAAGCTGGTCATCATCTCTTGACGCAAGTTATCAGCCCAGTTCTTCCAACGTGTCTTTTCTTGTACGGACATAAATCAACTTTCAGAAGAATCCAGCGACAAATCGCAAATAATAACGAAGGCAAACCATCAATGGGGTCACAGGAACTCCCTAGGAACTGCCACAAACAATAGCTAGCAAAACGCCAACATTCCCATCAAGGTGAGAATGAAATGTCCTGCGATTTCGGCTTCAGGGCGCGATAATGCGTTGTGCTGAAAGCCATTATAACCATTTTGAAGAACGAGGCGCGCTAGAAAATGAATCCTAAGGGGCAGATGCTGCAGTTCAGCCCCGAGCGGCCGCATCCGCAAAGGTTACAAACCGATCTTGCGACACATCCCATAACTTCAGTCGCAAACAGCCCATTATATCCCGAATTCGCAGGGACGTCTTCCCTGGGGATTGCAGCTCCGCCAATGCCGCCATTGCTTCAGGCAGGCGGTAGAACGGGATTTTGGCGTTCAGATGATGAACATGGTGGTATCCGATGTTACCCGTCAACCAGTGCATAATCGGCCCCAATTCAAGGTAGCTCGAGGAGGCTAAAGCTGCATCCGCGTAACTCCATTCATTGTTCTTCCGAATCTTGGCGGCCGGGAAATTATGCTGAATGTAGAACAGATAGGCCCCACTGAACGTTGCTACCCAGGTAGGCAAGATCAACACCAACAAACTCGTTTGCCAATCGGAGCAGTAAGCCAGCAACAGAGCTACCCCCACATGCAGCACCACCGCCAGGGGGGCATCCCAATGTCGACGGGGATCCATCAACAGAGGCCGCACGCACATGCCGAACAGGAATACGATCAGGTAGCCAAACAAGATCACGAACGGACTGCGGGCTAAGCGGTACTCAAACTTTTCCCACCCCGAAGCAAGTTTGTAGTTCGTGGTCGTCATGATCGGAAAAGAACCAATGCTGGCGCCAAACAGCTTGGAGTTATTGCGATGATGGTGGTCGTGAGAACGCTTCCAAACACTTGGTGGGGTCAGCATCAAGTATCCGTAGACGCTCAAAATCAGACTCGCCAGGCGGGAGTTCCTGAGGATCGAATGGTGTTGATAATCATGGTAAAGGATAAACATCCGAACCAAGATCAACCCGGTCAGAAGACTTCCCAAGATGCGCAGCCAAGCCGCACCACCCCATGCAGCAACGGAAGCGGTGATCACAAGTGCGGCCAGAGTCGAACTCAAATGCCACCAACTTGCCCCACGTCTCTCTTGTGCAAAAAACTTACTCGCGATGAGCAGATCGCGGGCGGCCGCTTTTGCTCGCGATGACTCTGACTGGGACTCCGTGTCCACGGCAGGTTCCATCCAAACGGTGCTCAAGCTCTATGATCCTATATTCCGACGTTATAGCCTGCTTTGAAAACGGTCTCCTGCACATTTCGCTTTGAAGACGATGTGCGGTAGGACGCTCCATTCTCTCGCGCAGACGCTGTGAGGCTCAACTCCTCGAGTTGTTCTGATAAACAACTCGCAAGTAAACCTCATTAATCACGCTACTGATGCCAGTTTCCCACGCAGCACTCACGCTCCATAGGTAATGCGAGACATCGCTGTGCCAGCAGAGTGCGTCAATGGGAACATGGCCCAACGAGGCATCATCGTAACGTACCGCAGCATGCGAAGCGGTAGCAATGCAAGCCAAACCAGTTGGATTTGCCAAAATAGCTCCCCGAACTCGAATCGGAGGGCAGCACTTGCGAAGATCAGCCCCAAAACGCTCGGCATCTGCCGGAATTTTGCTCTCTCCTCAGCTGAACTGCAGAGGGTACCACACATTGGATACTGCTTGCCCCGTCTCAAATCGCGACCGAAATCACGATCTGGCCTGCAGCGACTCGTTGGATAGTTTTCGCCCGGAGATTCAGGAATTCTGCGCAGCGAACTTGAGGCAATTGTAAAAGGCATCGCGAATCGCATCGGCATCGAGCGACGTAGCGACTTCCATGTTGGGCCGCCACTTCCGCGGCGTCCGACGGTCAAAAACGGTCGCACCGCGGGTCAAATCCCCATTCACTTCCACATCTCCAGCCATTTCCTCCCAGTCGAATAGCATGGGTTCAACGAGCATCAGGATCGGAAGTACGGCGTGCAATTCAATGGTTTCCTGGCCCAGGTGCTGTCGCGTCGTGCGACACAGGTGTGGCACGATTTGATGCAACACCTTCCCCACCTTCATGTAATTCGGAGGCAGCTTTTCGACGAGTTCCCAGCCGAAATTGAGCTGATCACACAACTCGCGTGGAATCAAGCTCTTCGTGGTTGCCGATTGGAAAACGGCTCGCGCACTCAACGGATCGAAGTGCATGTTGAATTCCGCGGTGGCGGTAACGTTGCCGACTCCCGTTACGCTACCGCCGGCGATGACGATGCGGTCTACCATTGGCACGATCGCCGGGTCTCGGCTTATGGCCTTGGCGATTCCCGTCAACGGTCCCATGGTCACGATGGTGATTTTTCCTGGGTCAGTTCGCAAACAGTCCGAGATCAGTTTATCACTGGGCATTGAATGCTGGCGAGAGATGGGGAGCCAATTCGAATTCCCCAACCCGTCGTCCCCATGGAGCAGCGTGCCATTATTGACCGCAGCGCCCGCTTCAGCCTCCAGGGCCGAACCAATCCGCGGCATGCGAGGCGGATCGAGGTTTTCGACCAGCGCCCTCACGTTTTGCGTGGCTTGGTCGGCATCCACGGTGCCAGCACAGGCGGTAATGGCCACGACTTCGAGTCGCGGGTCAAACAATGCCATGCACAAGCCGATCGCATCGTCAATTCCGGGGTCACAGTCAATGATAACTTTTCGTGCCATTTTTCATCCTGAATAGTACCTTCTCCGGCGGTGAGAGCGACTAGTATGACCGAACACCCCCTAGTTCCGCCATGGTGATTCTGCGTCACTGCGTTATATTCGACCACACTAGGCCAGCGGTATTGGATCTTGCGCTGGCTTCCACTGAACCGCCTAAGCTCATAGCTCGCCTCATGTCGCACGATTTTAGCTCACTTCTTGCCACTCTCCAATCGCATCAGAATCTCAGCCGACCAGAAATGCACGATGCCATTGGATGGTTGCTCAGCGGCGACGCCGAGCCTGAGGCAATGCGTAAGTTCCTAGTTCTGTTAGCAGAAAAGGGAGAGACGGTCGATGAACTGACGGGCGCCGCCAGCGCGTTGAGAGATTCGATGCGGCCCGTCAAGACAACGTTGCGGCCGCTCGTGGATACCTGCGGCACCGGTGGTGACGGCTCCCAAACCTTCAACATTAGCACGGCTGCCGCACTGGCCATTGCTGCGGCCGGGGTGCCAGTTGCCAAACATGGCAACCGCAAGATCACCAGCAGTACCGGCTCAGCAGATGTCTTGCAAGAACTGGGAATCGACCTGTTGGCTCCGCCAGAGACAGTGGAGAGCTG
Coding sequences within it:
- a CDS encoding fatty acid desaturase family protein translates to MSTVWMEPAVDTESQSESSRAKAAARDLLIASKFFAQERRGASWWHLSSTLAALVITASVAAWGGAAWLRILGSLLTGLILVRMFILYHDYQHHSILRNSRLASLILSVYGYLMLTPPSVWKRSHDHHHRNNSKLFGASIGSFPIMTTTNYKLASGWEKFEYRLARSPFVILFGYLIVFLFGMCVRPLLMDPRRHWDAPLAVVLHVGVALLLAYCSDWQTSLLVLILPTWVATFSGAYLFYIQHNFPAAKIRKNNEWSYADAALASSSYLELGPIMHWLTGNIGYHHVHHLNAKIPFYRLPEAMAALAELQSPGKTSLRIRDIMGCLRLKLWDVSQDRFVTFADAAARG
- a CDS encoding nucleoside hydrolase, which gives rise to MARKVIIDCDPGIDDAIGLCMALFDPRLEVVAITACAGTVDADQATQNVRALVENLDPPRMPRIGSALEAEAGAAVNNGTLLHGDDGLGNSNWLPISRQHSMPSDKLISDCLRTDPGKITIVTMGPLTGIAKAISRDPAIVPMVDRIVIAGGSVTGVGNVTATAEFNMHFDPLSARAVFQSATTKSLIPRELCDQLNFGWELVEKLPPNYMKVGKVLHQIVPHLCRTTRQHLGQETIELHAVLPILMLVEPMLFDWEEMAGDVEVNGDLTRGATVFDRRTPRKWRPNMEVATSLDADAIRDAFYNCLKFAAQNS